The genomic interval AGCAAACAATTGGGCGAGTAGCGTAAAGCTGGTTTATGACAACTTTAAAAACATAAAAAAGATATTCCTCACAGGTTCAGCTTCTCTTAACCTGATGACAGAGGCAAAGAGGGAACTAGCAGGAAGAGCGCTCTTTTACGAATTAAAGCCTATGAGTTTCAGCGAATTCCTGAGGTTCAAAGGAATCAGCATATCAAAGGAGGATGCTGATTTGTATCATGAGGTGCTGGAGAGAGAATTTGACTTGTACATGTTCAGACAGTTTCCCGAAATAGTCAGAGAAGAAGACATCGGCTTCATAAAGAATTATATCCGAAATTCAGTCATCGAGCCAATAATACTCAAGGATATTCCAAAAGGATTCTCTGACGTAGATGTAATGCTTCTTGAGCGACTTGTTGATTTGCTGCTGTCGGAGCCCGGACAGTTTCTCAGCGTGGATGAAATTGCAAAGGAGCTGAGAAGGGCCAAAGTCACAATATACAATGCAATATTCTATCTGGAATCTTCATATATTATAAGGCGGGTGATGAACTTCAGGCCGTCTCTTCGCGCAGCATCCAGAAAACTTGCAAAGGTGTATGCGTATCATCCTATTTTGACAATTCCCTTCGGCATATCAGAAGAAAGATACGCAGAGAATCTGGTTTGTTCTGAGCTTAATTGCAAGTATTACTGGCGTGAGAGAGGAAAAGAGATAGATTTCATTGCGGGTTCAACACCTGTTGAGGTAAAATACAGTTCAAAAATAGACAAATCTGATTTAAGGTGGCTAAGGTATTTTGAAAACAGGTATGGCAAAGCGATGGGTATCACAAAGATGTACATAGTTACAAAGAATCTTGAAGACACTTCTGGCAATATATCGCTAATTCCGCTCTGGAAATTCTGCTTCTCAGGTCTGGTATAGGCCAGTTGTGTAGTTTCTGCTCTTAGGAGGCAAAGTGAAAGACTGTTTACTAGCAGGGATAAAGGGCAGTGCTAGACCAAATGTGATATGCAGCGTGGCATAACGCGAGAACTGGGACGCCAAGAATAGAGCTCTAAACAGACAATTACAACCTTTATTTTGAAAAAAAGAGTTCTGTCATAATTCAATAGGCAAGGGCCAGTGCGCAAGGCAAAATTTTCTTTTGACAGGAAGCATAGGTCTAAGGTTGATACTTTGCTGTCAAAACCCATTTAAGCCTTTGACACTGCACTGTCAACAACAGAATTCATAGAAAGAACAAACCCATGGTGGTACAAGAAAGAATGGCACGAAGATGACAGGAATCTAAAAGAATGGTCTTCAGAAAAAATAAGATGGTTACCTGAGTGGCGAAATATGATATCGCTGGAGCCTTATAGTCTTAATTTTGTTTATGGGCCGAGACAGGTCGGAAAGACAACTGGCGTAAAGTTGCTAATAAAAAGGCTGATACAAGAAAAGGTCTTCGACCCTCTATCCATCTTTTATCTTGACCTTGATGCAGTTGTTTCTTTAAAGGTATTCAGGAGGCTGATTGAACATATCATCAACCAGAAGAAAGAGAGAGGATTGACCAAAGTTCTGGTATTTCTAGATGGAGTCACTTCGGTGCAAGAATGGTGGAAGATATTGAAGTTCTTTATAGACTCAGGAGAGCTTGATGATTCGTCTATAACTGTTCTTGGCTCATCGACTATAGGACTGATAAAAGCTCCAGAGAGATTCCCAGGAAGGACAGGAAAAGGGAAAGTTGTCAACGTAATGCCTCTAAACTTTGCTCAATTTGCGACTGTGATGGGGCATGAAAAGAGAGAGGTTCTTTATAGACCAAATTTAGCTACAGAACTCTGGGAAAGATATAAGTGGTCCGGGGGCTTTCCTAAATCAATAAACCAGCATTCTGATGCAAAAGATTCTTTGATTTCTGGCGTCCTGTCAGAAGTTTATAGGCACGGAAGAGACGCAAGAATAGCCCAGGAGATTTTAGCTTCCGTTCTTCAGAAGATACCGTTTCTCTAAACGTGTATTTTAGTGTACACGCCCAGATTCGGCGCGCTGGCAGCATTGGTCCAGCCTGCTCTCCCTGCATCAGGCCTGCTGGGAGTGTGCAGGTATTCACTCCTCATCTGCTGCCAGGAGGCGTCCGCACTCACGGCAAACGGTTGGCCGCAAAGGCGAAGGCCACGACAGAGTATAGCCAACGAGGCCAGCCTGTCTCTGTCATAGTCCACGCCACATTTCACGCACCTGCTCACAGCCCACGCCGGGTGCTTCAGCTTTCCACCGCAGACGGGACACTTCGATGAGGTCCCACGTGGGCTCACGTAGATGGTGCGATTTCTAGATTTGTACTCCACCATCGACTGGTAGAGCCGGTAAGGCCACCTGTTAAGATATGTCCTCAGCTTCCTGCTCTTCTTCGCTCCCCTGCTCGTCATCCTTATCCCCTTCAGGTCCTCGAAGATGAAGGATGCGCCGGGGTTCTCCCTCACCATCTTCGTAGAGAGTTTGTGGAGTGCATCTCTGACCCTGTCCCTCTGCCTCCCTCTAGTCTCCTTCAGCTTCCTCGCCCTCTTCTGAGGATTCTTCAAGTGGAGCTGTAACGCCCTCCTTCTCCTTGAGAAGTCATTCTGTATCCGGATGATATGACTGAGAGGCTCTGTCTTCACCGCTTCGAGGGCAGAAGGCCTTCCATCCCTGGGAGCGGACATGGTAGAAACAACGCTCTTGAAGTTAAGGTCCTGTGCCACGAATTTCTTCCCGAGAGGTTTCCTCCCTTCCCCGACCACGAACGTCAGGCAGACCTTCCTGTCTGTGATGAGCAGCTCTGCTACTCTCCCCTTCGAGTACTCCCCATAATGCTTATTGGTGGCGTTGACAGGGAGCCAGACATACCTGTTTGGCTGGAGTGTTATCCTGACCTGCCCGTCGATGATCCTGAACAGCTCTGAATCTATCCTCATCGCCAATCTCTTCACTTGGGGTATCCTCAACTCACCTTGGTTGTTCTTCCTGTAGGACCTCAGCATAGCTACTGCAGCCCTGCAAACAGGGTTGACGTGGTGCCTGGCATAGTCATATCTAGAGTAGAACCAGTCACGAACCTCCCTCCTCAGCTGGATGGGAGACGGGATCCTGCGTTTCTCGTTTGCGATGGCATCTCTGTAAGCCACCTGGAGCGAATACCTGACCGCTTCCTGCATGTCTGTTAGGTACCGTAGTATCTCGCATGGCTGCTCCTGTTGCCAGACAATAGTCCTCTTATCCCCAGTAGACTTCCAGGGGTGGCTCACTGAGATAGCATCACCTCCTTGATCCTCTGCAATAGCCTCTTTGTCTTGTGGCTTCTCATCCCATAGAGCTTGGCAGAGAAGGATGTAATGATGATTGCGATCATATCTCGCACCAGCTCCTCCTGTAGAGATACTGCCTCTTTGCTATTAAAGACCACTATCTCTGTACCATACTTGGCGCACAGCTAGGAAAGGAGGTCGAACCCGAACATAGCTAGCCTATCCTCATAGGTCACTTAAATCTTGGAGACCCTCCTGTCGAGCATCTCTTCGAGCAGCCTGAGCAAGCCTTTCCTCCTGAAGTTCAACCCAGACTTGACATCTGAGTAGACCTATTCTCCTGCAGTCTTGCTCTTCAACACCTCTATCTGTTTGTCCAAATCTGACTTCTGGTTATACGAAGAAACTCTTGCATAGATGGCCTCCTTCCGTCTCTCTGCGATGTTCATGACACGTCTGATCTCCGATTCAGACACCTTCCTCCTTCCAGTCGGAAGCCTGATGCATCTGGTCTTTCCTTCTCTCTCTGTCCCAGACCTGTATCGTGTGAGTCGTCACTCCAAGTATCTTTCCTGCATCTCTTGGGCTGTAAACTGGTACCAATACAACATTCTGTAAGGGATATACATGTTAGTATACATCATTCAATAGCAGTCAGATACCCTCTCCTTTTTCAAACAATTCTGTTGCTCAAGATGTAGGCTATTCTCATGTTACTGTCAGAGAGTATATTGCTTTTTTCTGCGACCTTCTCCTCACAGGTATTGCGTATCTAAAGAGAAACTCTCAGGTATTGCCTAGAAAGGAAAAAAAGGTTTTCTTCAGAGACCCTTTCATTCTTAGAACTATATCAGCATGGACATCAACGCCATTTTTGGAAAGCGCTTTACCTGAAAACGTTGTTCAGGAGTATTTTTACAGGAAGATGGGTCAAGTGTATTGCTACAGAAACCACTATGAAGTTGATGTGGTCGCAGGAGATTCAAGAATTGAAGTAAAAGCGGGCAGGCCTCACAGAACCTATCCAAAAGGTGTTATAATCCTCAAAGAAAACGACATACCAAAATTTCTGGCAAACGAGTAGGAGCTATTATCCAAAGATACTGAATAATATCAAATCATCTAGACTGAAAATGCAGAGGAGCAACTTGATAGGGTCTTAAAAGGGACCAGAGTTTTAAGCAGAAGCAAACTCATGTTATCTCCTTCAGCAACTTTTCATCCACCTTCAGCATACCATAATTTGGTAATTTTGGTGTAATTCTTTTCATTTCTGGATTTGTATCGTAGACAGCCTTTAACTCTCTTAATCCTTCATTAATTTTTCCACTGTTCAGAAGTCCGATAGCATACCAGTATCTCAATTCTTCATTAGCAGGGGCAAACTCAAACGCTCTTTTGTACTCCTTCATGGCTTCTTCCAGTTTCCCTTCCGAAAGGAAGGCATCACCCTTATCTGCATGGACATATGCCTTATGCACCGTAAGGATTCTGGTCAGTTCCTCTAGTGGTTTACTGCTATCTTCAACTCTGAGGTCGACTATTTTATCAAGCCAAGGTTCGCTTGACCTCTTCAGCTTTACCACCAGTATCGCTGCCGATTGCATTCCTCTTATATCTCCTCCAGCCTTTTGACCAGCATAAAGCGATGCAAGTATCCTGTCAGCTAGCTCTCCTTCGCTTCTCTCAAACGCATCTGCCATCTGGATCCATACTTGCCTGTTCTTCATGATGTTCCCCTGAGCACTGTAACCCTCTCCTGCAACATGTCCCGCTTCAGGCAGACAGTTCTTTCCAGTATGGGAAGCTACCTCTCCCTTGAAGTCTACCATAGCGACCTGTCTGCTGTCAGCTTTCTCGTCAGTTGAAAGTAGCATCTTTAACACTTTTTTAGCACTTATTCCTTCAGACATCAGCTCTATTCCAAGATATCCATATCTTGGGTCTGCAAAGGCCTGGGTTGCAACAGCTCCAGCAGAGGGCTTTGCCCAGGTGACAATCGATCCAACTGAAAACCAGTGAGACTGAACACCAACACCTATCTGCTCTTTCGTTTTATCAATTGCAACGATTGAGTATGTTCCTGTCCTTATCATACCCGCCTTTTACCTAATTATCATGCAGATTAAAACCTGTATCATAAGCTGACGCTTATTCTGATTCTGAATCAATGACCACCTTCGTCTTTCGAGCGCCGAGGGAGAGGAGCGCCCTGTATCTTCTGTGCTCTGCCAGTAGCAAAAACTTGGAGCCTGTCGGATTTCTTCGGACAACAAGCGGCTCAAGCAGTCCCAGCAGCTTTATCGACTCCCTGAGCTCTGATACATCACCCTGCTCGCCTCTAAGGACAAACGAATCAGGGTCTATCCTGTCAAGAGGAATATCAGCCAGTTTTCTTCTCCTTACTCTTTCCGTAACCAATTGCACATCTTCTTGTTAGTCCAACCAGTGCTTATAACCCGATGGAGTGGAGTGCTATTCTACCCTTGTCGAGAAAGCAGAGGGCCAGCATCTCCTAGGCCTAAATAGATTGTGTCAAAGAGCCTTATGAAACTCTTGGCAAGATTTCTATCTGATATCAGCATATAGCTGTCGTCACGCCTGTCCAGGCCGAGGTCATCGTCGTGCTGAATGGCTCCAAGAAGGACCCTTTCTTGGTCGAAGATGTTCAACCTGAGCTGCAGGCCGGACTGATGCTTGAAGGGTATCAGCTGGTACAGCATTGCAGCTTCAGCCTGGTTAGACTGGTTTACTTCTCCTATTATCATAACTCTGACACCTCTTCTGAGCATCTCCAGATAATCTTCGACCAGTCCATGCCTGACGCTTCTCAGGATGCCGTTTGCAGATGTTATCAGCCTGTACTCGGAATAGGTAGCCATGAATTCTTTCCTGAGCTCCTGATAAAGTCTCTTCCTTCCGAAGATCATCCTGTACTGACTTTCATAGCTGACTTTCGATCTGCGTGAGTTGTTCTCAAGGGATCTGAATACCGATTCAAGCGAGAGCTTCTCTCTTCTGTGCTCCTCTTCAAGTGTGTCTATCAGAACTTCCCTGAGTTTTTCGACCGGCCTAGAAATGTAGAGGTTGGTTCCTCCCATGCCTCGGTCGATCAATCCCAGCTTGAGA from Conexivisphaerales archaeon carries:
- a CDS encoding DUF1028 domain-containing protein; protein product: MIRTGTYSIVAIDKTKEQIGVGVQSHWFSVGSIVTWAKPSAGAVATQAFADPRYGYLGIELMSEGISAKKVLKMLLSTDEKADSRQVAMVDFKGEVASHTGKNCLPEAGHVAGEGYSAQGNIMKNRQVWIQMADAFERSEGELADRILASLYAGQKAGGDIRGMQSAAILVVKLKRSSEPWLDKIVDLRVEDSSKPLEELTRILTVHKAYVHADKGDAFLSEGKLEEAMKEYKRAFEFAPANEELRYWYAIGLLNSGKINEGLRELKAVYDTNPEMKRITPKLPNYGMLKVDEKLLKEIT
- a CDS encoding ParB N-terminal domain-containing protein; this encodes MVTERVRRRKLADIPLDRIDPDSFVLRGEQGDVSELRESIKLLGLLEPLVVRRNPTGSKFLLLAEHRRYRALLSLGARKTKVVIDSESE
- a CDS encoding ATP-binding protein; this translates as MELQDINTWWLDGHVKKEFIPPFKRDLFSELIRDFERRQIQTIVGLRRTGKSTLAFQLIDTLIRNGLNPRTILYCSFDEPELQHRKIEDILKEYSRLTRLDYKSEKIYLFLDEVQKANNWASSVKLVYDNFKNIKKIFLTGSASLNLMTEAKRELAGRALFYELKPMSFSEFLRFKGISISKEDADLYHEVLEREFDLYMFRQFPEIVREEDIGFIKNYIRNSVIEPIILKDIPKGFSDVDVMLLERLVDLLLSEPGQFLSVDEIAKELRRAKVTIYNAIFYLESSYIIRRVMNFRPSLRAASRKLAKVYAYHPILTIPFGISEERYAENLVCSELNCKYYWRERGKEIDFIAGSTPVEVKYSSKIDKSDLRWLRYFENRYGKAMGITKMYIVTKNLEDTSGNISLIPLWKFCFSGLV
- a CDS encoding AAA family ATPase: MISLEPYSLNFVYGPRQVGKTTGVKLLIKRLIQEKVFDPLSIFYLDLDAVVSLKVFRRLIEHIINQKKERGLTKVLVFLDGVTSVQEWWKILKFFIDSGELDDSSITVLGSSTIGLIKAPERFPGRTGKGKVVNVMPLNFAQFATVMGHEKREVLYRPNLATELWERYKWSGGFPKSINQHSDAKDSLISGVLSEVYRHGRDARIAQEILASVLQKIPFL
- a CDS encoding transposase; its protein translation is MSHPWKSTGDKRTIVWQQEQPCEILRYLTDMQEAVRYSLQVAYRDAIANEKRRIPSPIQLRREVRDWFYSRYDYARHHVNPVCRAAVAMLRSYRKNNQGELRIPQVKRLAMRIDSELFRIIDGQVRITLQPNRYVWLPVNATNKHYGEYSKGRVAELLITDRKVCLTFVVGEGRKPLGKKFVAQDLNFKSVVSTMSAPRDGRPSALEAVKTEPLSHIIRIQNDFSRRRRALQLHLKNPQKRARKLKETRGRQRDRVRDALHKLSTKMVRENPGASFIFEDLKGIRMTSRGAKKSRKLRTYLNRWPYRLYQSMVEYKSRNRTIYVSPRGTSSKCPVCGGKLKHPAWAVSRCVKCGVDYDRDRLASLAILCRGLRLCGQPFAVSADASWQQMRSEYLHTPSRPDAGRAGWTNAASAPNLGVYTKIHV